In Xanthomonas sacchari, a genomic segment contains:
- the ptsP gene encoding phosphoenolpyruvate--protein phosphotransferase: MSQTPSSPLVSSDLVRVDVQARDKADAIAQAAQLLVAAGCVPPAYEASMLRREALANTFLGHGVAIPHCTGEDRHLVRRDGIAVLQLRDGVEWNPGQTTHLVVAIAAQSDTHIALLRRLTRLIQDQPRLEALFASDDPQAIVAALSEDAAPAAPTAPASDLAERFDWTVRYPTGLHARPATRWVETARGFAARIQVRAGDQVGDAKNLVSLLQLGLHAGDSVTISAEGQDAAAALARLRSVIDALTAQEQADAEAAAQRRAAPLAGWTPPQAQPAIVGIGASPGLAIGVVHKLAGHEVAVADTPVPLSDGGALLHDALQRTRAQLQAIEDDTRRRLGAGDAAIFRAQAELLNDTDLITLACQLMVEGHGVAWSWQQSVERLANRLSALGNAVLAGRASDLRDVGRRVLAQLDPSLAGGSLEQLPTAPCILLAHDLSPSDTAHLDTSRVLGLATAVGGPTSHTAILSRTLGLPALVAGGADLLDLEDGATVIVDGTSGRLYLAPSEADLASARAYIEEQQQLRAREAEQRNQPAQTEDGHRLEIGANVNLPEQVAAALAQGAESVGLMRTEFLFLERGSTPSEDEQYATYAAMAQALDGRALIVRALDIGGDKQVAHLNLPREENPFLGVRGARLLLRRADLLQPQLRALYRAAKDGARLAIMFPMITSVAELLTLRAECERLRAELQAPEVPLGIMIEVPAAAIQADALARHADFFSIGTNDLTQYTLAIDRQNPDLAAEADSLHPAVLRLIRTTVEGAARHGRWVGVCGGLAGDAFGAALLAGLGVHELSMTPNDIPAVKARLRGSRLDALQALAQRALDCESAADVRALDGGAGA, translated from the coding sequence GTGTCCCAGACGCCCTCCTCCCCCCTGGTTTCCAGCGATCTGGTCCGGGTCGATGTCCAGGCCCGCGACAAGGCCGACGCGATCGCCCAGGCGGCGCAGTTGCTGGTCGCCGCCGGCTGCGTGCCGCCGGCCTACGAGGCCAGCATGCTGCGCCGCGAAGCGCTGGCCAACACCTTCCTGGGCCACGGCGTGGCGATCCCGCACTGCACCGGCGAAGACCGCCACCTGGTGCGCCGCGACGGCATCGCGGTGCTGCAGCTGCGCGACGGCGTGGAGTGGAACCCGGGCCAGACCACGCACCTGGTGGTCGCCATCGCCGCCCAGTCCGACACCCATATCGCCCTGCTGCGGCGGCTGACCCGGTTGATCCAGGACCAGCCGCGGCTGGAGGCGCTGTTCGCCAGCGACGACCCGCAGGCGATCGTCGCCGCGCTGAGCGAGGATGCGGCCCCGGCCGCGCCCACCGCGCCGGCCAGCGACCTGGCCGAGCGCTTCGACTGGACCGTGCGCTATCCCACCGGCCTGCACGCGCGTCCGGCCACGCGCTGGGTGGAAACCGCGCGCGGCTTCGCCGCCCGCATCCAGGTGCGCGCCGGCGACCAGGTCGGCGACGCCAAGAACCTGGTGTCGCTGCTGCAACTGGGCCTGCACGCCGGCGACAGCGTGACCATTTCGGCCGAAGGCCAGGATGCCGCCGCGGCGCTGGCGCGGCTGCGCAGCGTGATCGACGCCCTGACCGCGCAGGAGCAGGCCGACGCCGAGGCCGCCGCGCAACGCCGCGCCGCACCGCTCGCCGGCTGGACCCCGCCGCAGGCGCAACCGGCCATCGTCGGCATCGGTGCCAGCCCGGGCCTGGCGATCGGCGTGGTGCACAAGCTGGCCGGCCACGAGGTCGCGGTGGCGGACACGCCGGTGCCGCTGAGTGACGGCGGCGCCCTGCTGCACGACGCCTTGCAGCGCACCCGCGCGCAACTGCAAGCCATCGAGGACGACACCCGGCGCCGCCTCGGCGCCGGCGACGCGGCGATCTTCCGCGCCCAGGCCGAACTGCTCAACGACACCGACCTGATCACCCTGGCCTGCCAGCTGATGGTCGAGGGCCACGGCGTCGCCTGGTCCTGGCAGCAGTCGGTCGAGCGCCTGGCCAACAGGCTCTCGGCGCTGGGCAACGCCGTGCTCGCCGGCCGCGCCAGCGACCTGCGCGATGTCGGCCGCCGGGTGCTGGCGCAGCTGGATCCGAGCCTGGCCGGCGGCAGCCTGGAGCAGTTGCCGACCGCGCCGTGCATCCTGCTCGCGCACGACCTGTCGCCGTCGGACACCGCCCACCTCGACACCAGCCGCGTGCTCGGCCTGGCCACCGCGGTGGGCGGCCCGACCTCGCATACCGCGATCCTCTCGCGCACCCTCGGCCTGCCGGCGCTGGTCGCCGGCGGCGCCGACCTGCTGGATCTGGAGGATGGCGCCACGGTCATCGTCGACGGCACGAGCGGCCGCCTGTACCTGGCGCCGTCGGAGGCCGACCTGGCCTCGGCCCGCGCCTACATCGAGGAACAGCAGCAGTTGCGCGCGCGCGAGGCCGAGCAGCGCAACCAGCCGGCGCAGACCGAGGACGGCCATCGCCTGGAGATCGGCGCCAACGTCAACCTGCCCGAGCAGGTCGCCGCGGCGCTGGCGCAAGGCGCCGAGAGCGTGGGCCTGATGCGCACCGAATTCCTGTTCCTGGAGCGCGGCAGCACCCCCAGCGAGGACGAGCAGTACGCCACCTACGCGGCGATGGCGCAGGCGCTGGACGGCCGCGCGCTGATCGTGCGCGCGCTGGACATCGGCGGCGACAAGCAGGTCGCGCACCTGAACCTGCCGCGCGAGGAAAACCCGTTCCTGGGCGTGCGCGGCGCGCGCCTGCTGCTGCGCCGCGCCGACCTGCTGCAACCGCAACTGCGCGCGCTGTACCGCGCGGCCAAGGACGGCGCGCGCCTGGCGATCATGTTCCCGATGATCACCTCGGTCGCGGAACTGCTGACGCTGCGCGCCGAATGCGAGCGCCTGCGTGCGGAACTGCAGGCGCCGGAGGTGCCGCTGGGCATCATGATCGAAGTGCCGGCGGCGGCGATCCAGGCCGACGCGCTGGCCAGGCATGCGGATTTCTTCTCGATCGGCACCAACGACCTGACCCAGTACACCCTGGCCATCGACCGGCAGAACCCCGACCTGGCCGCCGAGGCCGACAGCCTGCATCCGGCGGTGCTGCGGCTGATCCGCACCACCGTCGAGGGCGCGGCGCGCCACGGCCGCTGGGTCGGCGTGTGCGGCGGGCTGGCCGGCGATGCGTTCGGCGCGGCGCTGCTGGCCGGGCTGGGCGTGCACGAGCTGTCGATGACCCCGAACGACATCCCGGCGGTGAAGGCGCGCCTGCGCGGCAGCCGCCTGGACGCGCTGCAGGCGCTGGCGCAGCGCGCGCTGGACTGCGAGAGCGCGGCGGACGTGCGCGCGCTCGACGGCGGAGCCGGCGCATGA
- a CDS encoding sensor histidine kinase, whose translation MSATAAAQSPAYRHPSLRRRLLAFLLIPTMLLMLVVSALFYLLMLKYTNHVHDMDLKEDTQGLANAVNDPGERMPLTLQARQLLEYSSDGRVFFKLDSRRHGVISGSTQPIPAHPDPAEVGRVMLYDDHMDNGVPVRVASLLLPSALEPGDWLTVSVAETLDDRHRRAREILMLMLPTELLLTCSLLVLVWHGVRVGLRMLEPAVRRLDDSQRDLSPVSGPDIPVEILPLTQAIDGLLGRLKHMMALQERFLADAAHQLRTPLAGLSMHVQRAQASHRPEDTAQAMQHIRQLTDRATRTSTQLLALTRTQAPRESIRPLLPLDLAQWLPQALAERIPDALHAGVDLGYDAGDDDAAAWVAADSYTLRELLDNLLDNAFRHAAGRVVTVSLRRDALSVRLAVDDAGNGIDDALLPRLGERFFRAPDAPEGGTGLGLAIVANIAARHHATLRYRRSALGGLRAELDLPAGAEPQA comes from the coding sequence GTGAGCGCGACCGCGGCCGCGCAGTCGCCGGCATACCGCCATCCCAGCCTGCGCCGGCGATTGCTGGCGTTCCTGCTGATCCCGACCATGCTGCTGATGCTGGTGGTCTCGGCGCTGTTCTACCTGCTGATGCTCAAGTACACCAATCACGTCCACGACATGGACCTGAAGGAGGACACGCAGGGCCTGGCCAACGCGGTCAACGACCCCGGCGAGCGCATGCCGCTGACCCTGCAGGCGCGGCAACTGCTGGAGTACAGCAGCGACGGCCGGGTGTTCTTCAAGCTGGACAGCCGCCGCCACGGGGTGATCAGCGGCAGCACCCAGCCGATTCCCGCGCACCCGGATCCGGCCGAGGTCGGCCGGGTGATGCTCTACGACGACCACATGGACAACGGCGTGCCGGTGCGCGTGGCCAGCCTGTTGCTGCCCTCGGCGCTGGAGCCGGGCGACTGGCTGACCGTGTCGGTGGCCGAGACCCTGGACGATCGCCACCGCCGCGCCCGCGAGATCCTGATGCTGATGCTGCCGACCGAACTGCTGCTCACCTGCTCCCTGCTGGTGCTGGTCTGGCACGGCGTGCGGGTCGGCCTGCGCATGCTGGAGCCGGCGGTGCGCCGGCTCGACGACAGCCAGCGCGACCTCAGCCCGGTGTCCGGCCCGGACATCCCGGTGGAGATCCTGCCGCTGACCCAGGCCATCGACGGCCTGCTCGGCCGCCTCAAGCACATGATGGCGCTGCAGGAGCGCTTCCTCGCCGACGCCGCGCACCAGTTGCGCACGCCGCTGGCCGGGCTGAGCATGCACGTGCAACGCGCCCAGGCCAGCCATCGCCCGGAGGACACCGCGCAGGCGATGCAGCACATCCGCCAGCTGACCGACCGCGCCACCCGCACCTCCACCCAGTTGCTGGCGCTGACCCGCACCCAGGCGCCGCGCGAGAGCATCCGTCCGCTGCTGCCGCTGGACCTGGCGCAATGGCTGCCGCAGGCGCTGGCCGAGCGCATCCCCGACGCGCTGCACGCCGGCGTGGACCTGGGCTACGACGCCGGCGACGACGACGCGGCGGCCTGGGTGGCCGCCGACAGCTATACGCTGCGCGAGCTGCTCGACAACCTGCTGGACAATGCCTTCCGCCATGCCGCCGGCCGCGTGGTCACGGTCAGCCTGCGGCGCGATGCGCTGTCCGTGCGCCTGGCCGTGGACGACGCCGGCAACGGCATCGACGATGCCCTGCTGCCGCGTCTGGGCGAGCGCTTCTTCCGCGCCCCGGACGCGCCCGAAGGCGGCACCGGCCTGGGCCTGGCGATCGTCGCCAACATCGCCGCCCGCCACCACGCCACGCTGCGCTATCGGCGCTCGGCGCTGGGCGGCTTGCGCGCGGAACTGGACCTGCCGGCCGGCGCGGAGCCGCAGGCATGA
- a CDS encoding LacI family DNA-binding transcriptional regulator yields MSVSIHDVARVAGVSTSTVSRALGQGPVSEEVRARVEAAVRETGYRPNLMARRLRSQHSGVIGLIVADIRNPFFTAAIRAVEDVAYRAGMRVILCNTDEDPQREALYLQLMQEERVSGLIFAPTRTTQSQLGKLAFDHPVVLLDRAGKGGAHDSVVLDNAAAMAALVDHLVARGARRIGGLFGKTSSTAAERRDGYLEAVRGHGLAPDYREVTPSAEAAIAEVQAWLAQAPRPDALVASNSLLLMGALKAARGAGLRIPQDLALAGFDNESWTDLVEPGITVIEQPVEEMGRTAMSLLLERMNAPALPTRKVVLSGRCIVRGSSLR; encoded by the coding sequence GTGAGCGTCAGCATCCATGACGTGGCCCGGGTCGCTGGCGTCTCGACCTCGACGGTATCGCGGGCCCTGGGCCAGGGCCCGGTCAGCGAGGAAGTGCGGGCGCGGGTGGAGGCGGCGGTGCGCGAAACCGGCTACCGCCCCAACCTGATGGCGCGGCGGCTGCGCTCACAGCATTCCGGCGTGATCGGCCTGATCGTCGCCGACATCCGCAATCCGTTCTTCACCGCCGCGATCCGCGCGGTCGAGGACGTGGCCTACCGCGCCGGCATGCGCGTGATCCTCTGCAATACCGACGAAGACCCGCAGCGCGAGGCGTTGTATCTGCAACTGATGCAGGAGGAACGGGTCAGCGGGCTGATCTTCGCCCCCACCCGCACCACCCAGAGCCAACTGGGCAAGTTGGCCTTCGACCATCCGGTGGTGCTGCTGGACCGCGCCGGCAAGGGCGGCGCGCACGACAGCGTGGTGCTGGACAATGCCGCGGCGATGGCCGCGCTGGTCGATCATCTGGTCGCCCGTGGCGCGCGCCGCATCGGCGGTCTGTTCGGCAAGACCAGCAGCACCGCCGCCGAGCGCCGCGACGGCTATCTGGAGGCGGTGCGCGGGCACGGCCTGGCGCCGGACTACCGCGAGGTGACGCCGAGCGCCGAAGCGGCGATCGCCGAGGTCCAGGCCTGGCTGGCGCAGGCGCCGCGGCCGGACGCGCTGGTGGCCAGCAACAGCCTGCTGCTGATGGGCGCGCTGAAGGCGGCGCGCGGTGCCGGCCTGCGCATTCCGCAGGACCTGGCGCTGGCCGGCTTCGACAACGAAAGCTGGACCGACCTGGTCGAACCCGGCATCACCGTGATCGAACAGCCGGTGGAAGAGATGGGCCGCACCGCGATGTCGCTGCTGCTGGAGCGGATGAACGCGCCTGCGCTGCCGACCCGCAAGGTGGTGCTCAGCGGCCGCTGCATCGTGCGCGGATCGAGCCTGCGTTGA
- a CDS encoding response regulator gives MRILVAEDDTSIAVALRDSLAECGHVVDHVSDGAAAERALGSESYQLLVLDLGLPRRDGLQVLQRLRARRDEIPVLVVTARDAVEDRIHALDQGADDYLIKPFELSEFLARTRALLRRSSSGGVPELVLGQLRINLAGRRVWLQDQPLDLTAREFALLETLLLRSGRVVSRSQLTEALCDWQHEITDNGLDISMHRLRRKLHGAGVGIRTIRGLGYLLEESRAASPAADHAQIPQ, from the coding sequence ATGCGCATTCTGGTCGCCGAAGACGATACGTCCATTGCCGTTGCGTTGCGCGACTCGCTCGCCGAGTGCGGCCACGTGGTGGATCATGTCAGCGATGGCGCCGCCGCCGAACGCGCGCTCGGTAGCGAAAGCTATCAATTGCTGGTCCTCGATCTGGGCCTGCCGCGTCGCGACGGGTTGCAGGTGCTGCAACGCCTGCGCGCGCGCCGCGACGAGATCCCGGTCCTGGTGGTGACCGCGCGCGACGCGGTGGAAGACCGCATCCACGCGCTCGACCAGGGCGCCGACGACTACCTGATCAAGCCCTTCGAACTGTCCGAGTTCCTCGCCCGCACCCGCGCGCTCCTGCGCCGCAGCAGCAGCGGCGGCGTGCCGGAACTGGTGCTGGGCCAGTTGCGCATCAACCTGGCCGGGCGCCGGGTGTGGCTGCAGGACCAGCCGCTGGACCTGACCGCGCGCGAGTTCGCCCTGCTGGAAACCCTCCTGCTGCGCAGCGGGCGCGTGGTCAGCCGCAGCCAGCTGACCGAGGCGCTGTGCGACTGGCAACACGAAATCACCGACAACGGCCTGGACATCTCCATGCACCGCCTGCGGCGCAAGCTGCATGGCGCCGGCGTCGGCATCCGCACCATCCGCGGCCTGGGCTATCTGCTGGAGGAGTCGCGCGCCGCCTCACCGGCCGCCGACCACGCACAGATCCCGCAGTGA
- a CDS encoding carbohydrate porin, with translation MSHSLVSRLPFALAPLALALAAPLAHAQDASDAFTPKLAYTGEAAVSLDGGKHQGSAYAGQLMFGTDVDLQRLMGWNGATLKVYGINRHGTNLANGNIGNSTSVQEIYGGQGTRLANFTIDQKLFNDRLELEAGRSVANIHFLGSELCGYFQGNSACGNPTFVFRTSNFTYWPVSSWAAHAKAWVTPNVYVHVGAYEVNPIQAERGQHGLNWSTNDRTGVIVPYAIGYSTQASGARLPALYELGGWQDNSDYRDPLNDRNGNPSRLSGLDYATRNGRSGAFFRFEQQVTRPDPDSNRGLVLFGSVLKGTSGQLIEDHFLELGLVQRGTFASRPNDNIAFVVTQQHYSDDALEDLRLARAAAGGSGTPHRAQTMMELSYGIEVTPKLRIAPNLHYIVHPDQFNEPSRTRDLPNALVAGLRLDWAL, from the coding sequence ATGTCCCATTCCCTCGTCTCGCGCCTGCCCTTCGCCCTCGCCCCACTGGCGCTCGCCCTCGCCGCGCCGCTGGCCCACGCCCAGGACGCCAGCGACGCGTTCACGCCCAAGCTCGCCTACACCGGCGAGGCCGCGGTCTCGCTGGACGGCGGCAAGCACCAGGGCAGCGCCTATGCCGGACAGCTGATGTTCGGCACCGACGTGGACCTGCAACGGCTGATGGGCTGGAACGGCGCCACGCTGAAGGTCTACGGCATCAACCGCCACGGCACCAACCTGGCCAACGGCAACATCGGCAACAGCACCTCGGTGCAGGAAATCTACGGCGGCCAGGGCACGCGCCTGGCCAACTTCACCATCGACCAGAAGCTGTTCAACGACCGCCTGGAACTGGAAGCCGGCCGCAGCGTGGCCAACATCCACTTCCTGGGATCGGAGCTGTGCGGCTACTTCCAGGGCAACTCGGCCTGCGGCAACCCGACCTTCGTGTTCCGCACCAGCAACTTCACCTATTGGCCGGTGTCCAGTTGGGCCGCGCACGCCAAGGCCTGGGTGACGCCGAACGTCTACGTCCACGTCGGCGCCTACGAGGTCAACCCGATCCAGGCCGAGCGCGGCCAGCACGGCCTGAACTGGAGCACCAACGACCGCACCGGGGTGATCGTGCCCTACGCGATCGGCTACAGCACCCAGGCCAGCGGCGCGCGCCTGCCGGCGCTGTACGAGCTGGGCGGCTGGCAGGACAACTCCGATTACCGCGATCCGCTCAACGACCGCAACGGCAACCCGTCGCGGCTGAGCGGGCTGGACTACGCCACCCGCAACGGCCGCTCCGGCGCGTTCTTCCGCTTCGAACAGCAGGTCACCCGCCCCGACCCGGACAGCAACCGCGGCCTGGTGCTGTTCGGCTCGGTGCTCAAGGGCACCTCCGGGCAGTTGATCGAAGACCACTTCCTGGAACTGGGCCTGGTCCAGCGCGGCACCTTCGCCAGCCGCCCGAACGACAACATCGCCTTCGTCGTCACCCAGCAGCACTACAGCGACGACGCCCTGGAGGACCTGCGCCTGGCCCGCGCCGCGGCCGGCGGCAGCGGCACCCCGCACCGCGCGCAGACCATGATGGAACTGAGCTACGGCATCGAGGTGACCCCGAAACTGCGCATCGCCCCGAACCTGCACTACATCGTGCATCCGGACCAGTTCAACGAGCCCTCGCGCACCCGCGACCTGCCCAATGCCCTGGTGGCCGGCTTGCGGCTGGATTGGGCGCTTTGA
- a CDS encoding PTS fructose transporter subunit IIC: protein MNPILVVIAAGDRSTEAVLAAEALRHAATLRGAVLQAEVRTPQGVIAPLDLAAAPAAAPLLLVGDGDADAARFGGRSVQRSALDAVLADAGAVLAPLLAAAASDAAVGATAASDGSGGGSSKRIVAITSCPTGIAHTFMAAEGLQQAAKALGHQIRVETQGSVGAQDALSAEEIAAADLVLIAADREVDLGRFGGKRLFKSGTKPAINDGPALIRKALAEASVHAAGNGGGAPAKAQGGRSAGPYKHLMTGVSFMLPFVTAGGLLIALAFALGGIYAFDDAHKGTLAWSLFQIGAKAGFTLMVPALAGYIAYSIADRPGIAPGMIGGMVAANLGAGFIGGILAGFIAGYGVAALNRAIKLPRTLEGLKPVLILPVLGTLLVGLSMLYVVGQPVAELLAWLTEWLRGMQGSSAVLLGLLLGAMMAFDMGGPVNKAAYAFSTGLIASQVYTPMAAAMVAGMTPPLGIALATWVFRNRFTQDERGSSAATGVLGLAFVTEGAIPYAARDPLRTIPALMLGSALAGAISMAAGAELKVPHGGVFVLPIPNAVTHLGMYLVALLAGTVVTAVALRVLKKPVVA from the coding sequence ATGAATCCGATTCTCGTGGTGATCGCCGCCGGCGATCGCAGTACCGAAGCCGTCCTCGCCGCCGAGGCGCTGCGCCATGCCGCCACGCTGCGGGGCGCGGTGTTGCAGGCCGAGGTGCGCACGCCGCAGGGCGTGATCGCCCCGCTGGACCTGGCCGCGGCGCCCGCCGCCGCGCCGCTGCTGCTGGTCGGCGACGGCGACGCCGATGCCGCCCGCTTCGGCGGCCGCAGCGTGCAGCGCAGCGCGCTGGACGCGGTGCTGGCCGACGCCGGCGCGGTGCTGGCGCCGCTGCTGGCCGCGGCGGCGTCCGACGCCGCCGTGGGCGCCACGGCCGCCAGCGATGGCAGCGGCGGCGGCAGCAGCAAGCGCATCGTCGCCATCACCTCCTGCCCCACCGGCATCGCCCATACCTTCATGGCCGCCGAGGGCCTGCAGCAGGCGGCCAAGGCATTGGGCCACCAGATCCGGGTGGAAACCCAGGGCTCGGTCGGCGCGCAGGACGCGCTCAGCGCCGAGGAGATCGCCGCCGCCGACCTGGTGCTGATCGCCGCCGACCGCGAGGTCGACCTGGGCCGCTTCGGCGGCAAGCGCCTGTTCAAGAGCGGCACCAAGCCGGCGATCAACGACGGCCCGGCACTGATCCGCAAGGCCCTGGCCGAGGCCAGCGTGCACGCCGCCGGCAACGGCGGCGGCGCCCCGGCCAAGGCCCAGGGCGGGCGCTCCGCGGGGCCGTACAAGCACCTGATGACCGGCGTGTCGTTCATGCTGCCGTTCGTCACCGCCGGCGGCCTGCTGATCGCACTGGCGTTCGCGCTCGGCGGCATCTACGCCTTCGACGACGCGCACAAGGGCACCCTGGCCTGGTCGCTGTTCCAGATCGGCGCCAAGGCCGGCTTCACCCTGATGGTGCCTGCGCTAGCCGGCTACATCGCCTACTCCATCGCCGACCGCCCCGGCATCGCCCCGGGCATGATCGGCGGCATGGTCGCGGCCAACCTCGGCGCCGGCTTCATCGGCGGCATCCTGGCCGGCTTCATCGCCGGCTACGGCGTGGCCGCGCTGAACCGGGCGATCAAGCTGCCGCGCACGTTGGAAGGCCTGAAGCCGGTGCTGATCCTGCCGGTGCTGGGCACGTTGCTGGTCGGCCTGTCCATGCTCTACGTGGTCGGCCAGCCGGTGGCCGAGCTGCTGGCCTGGCTGACCGAATGGCTGCGCGGCATGCAGGGCAGCAGCGCGGTGCTGCTGGGCCTGCTGCTGGGCGCGATGATGGCCTTCGACATGGGCGGGCCGGTCAACAAGGCCGCCTACGCCTTCTCCACCGGCCTGATCGCCAGCCAGGTGTACACGCCGATGGCCGCGGCGATGGTCGCCGGCATGACCCCGCCGCTGGGCATCGCCCTGGCCACCTGGGTGTTCCGCAACCGCTTCACCCAGGACGAGCGCGGCAGCAGCGCCGCCACCGGCGTGCTCGGCCTGGCCTTCGTCACCGAAGGCGCGATCCCGTACGCCGCACGCGACCCGCTGCGCACCATCCCCGCGCTGATGCTCGGCTCGGCGCTGGCCGGCGCGATCTCGATGGCCGCCGGCGCCGAGCTGAAGGTGCCGCACGGCGGCGTGTTCGTGCTGCCGATCCCCAATGCGGTCACCCACCTGGGCATGTACCTGGTGGCGCTGCTCGCCGGCACCGTGGTCACCGCGGTCGCGCTGCGGGTGCTCAAGAAGCCGGTCGTCGCCTAG
- the pfkB gene encoding 1-phosphofructokinase, with protein MSVDAVTVTLNPAIDLTVAIDRLQPGQVHRARSAHAIAGGKGINVAACLADAGLRCAALGALGADNAQAFEALFAARGIDDRCLRVPGDTRTNLKLVAADSGATTDINLPGLALDQAQLDTIGARLADLLRPGLPVVLCGSLPGGLATDTWRHLQAQAAAAGARVLLDTSGAPLHAALDAPRAQLPFAIKPNRHELEEWAGAPLASTAELLGAARALLARGIGLVAVSLGSDGALFVRGEQALLAQPPQVTGGSSVGAGDAMVAGLVAALRADADLATCARQATAFAVATLGSGVARRLPRERLAELAAAVGLETLS; from the coding sequence ATGAGCGTCGATGCCGTCACCGTCACCCTGAATCCGGCGATCGACCTGACCGTGGCGATCGACCGGCTGCAACCGGGCCAGGTACACCGTGCGCGCAGCGCCCACGCCATCGCCGGCGGCAAGGGCATCAACGTCGCCGCCTGCCTGGCCGACGCCGGCCTGCGCTGCGCCGCGCTCGGCGCGCTCGGCGCGGACAACGCGCAGGCGTTCGAGGCGCTGTTCGCCGCCCGCGGCATCGACGACCGCTGCCTGCGCGTGCCCGGCGACACCCGCACCAACCTCAAGCTGGTCGCCGCCGACAGCGGCGCCACCACCGACATCAACCTGCCCGGCCTGGCGCTGGACCAGGCGCAGCTCGACACCATCGGCGCGCGCCTGGCCGACCTGCTGCGCCCCGGCCTGCCGGTGGTGCTCTGCGGCAGCCTGCCGGGCGGCCTGGCCACGGATACCTGGCGGCACCTGCAGGCGCAGGCCGCGGCCGCCGGCGCGCGGGTGCTGCTGGACACCAGCGGTGCGCCGCTGCACGCCGCACTGGACGCCCCGCGCGCGCAACTGCCGTTCGCGATCAAGCCCAACCGCCACGAACTGGAGGAGTGGGCCGGCGCGCCGCTGGCCAGCACCGCCGAATTGCTCGGCGCCGCGCGCGCCCTGCTGGCGCGCGGCATCGGCCTGGTCGCGGTGTCGCTGGGCAGCGACGGCGCGCTGTTCGTGCGCGGCGAGCAGGCGCTGCTGGCGCAGCCGCCGCAGGTGACCGGCGGCAGCAGCGTCGGCGCCGGCGACGCGATGGTCGCCGGCCTGGTGGCGGCATTGCGCGCCGACGCCGACCTGGCTACCTGCGCGCGCCAGGCTACCGCCTTCGCCGTGGCCACGCTGGGCAGCGGCGTCGCCCGCCGCCTGCCGCGCGAGCGCCTGGCCGAGCTGGCCGCCGCGGTCGGCCTCGAGACCCTGTCATGA